AATACtgtttacaaaaaagaaactgtgattattctttgtggtgatttcaatattaatcttctagttgaaagtcaacaaaaaaggcaatttttggacatattaaagagtttcaacatgtcaccacacataaacaattcaactagaataacaaacacctccaatagcctcatagataacattttctcaaatatgtcagcaactgacatagaggtaacaaacatagatttaggattgtctgaccacaatgctctcaaAATTGAAATTCCTTTAAGGgcaaaggaagataaaggtgtaaataatatttacaaaagaaacttctctgtggacagctgtcatcagttcataagtatcttagaaaatgaaaattggttagatgttatgaaacagtcaagtGCAGATGAGGCATATAGGGTATTTGCAttgatttatatgatgaactttgagatgtgttttccaaagaaactgatcagaatcaagtctactggacacataaagtcaagttcttggatgactcttggcattaagaaatcatgtgaaaacatgaaaaaactgaattcagagttgagggagtgtacagatactgattttatagaatatgtaaagaggtataggaaaatataccgcagagtaattgcaaatgcaaagttattaagtaataattttgtggcggcgttcgtagcgacaaacaattcgctgtagaaacggcttacgaagtcaccgccacacttttaatagcgggtcgaccggtccgctggaacagtgaacagaaagatgaaaacccaaacactctgattaaataaaagttggtacttatctttattaacgaagatacaggaacacagtagtgaactacgtgtctacagaaatctgtctagttcgagtcggagcggctaggtcagcgtcggctgacgacaaacaacaactctgctgcgatgaacacacaactgactagcaagtacacaattcggtggcgagtatacaactgagcggcgaatacagaactgtcctagcgctcgcgactccagcgcttaagaagccagaagccagcggtggcgcgcgcagacttgcggcgatttcctgtctcgctggcgctgcttatgcggacggcgtccagactgtgatgctgccaaccttttggcagcagtctcgggtggcattactggctaggatataacactcctcccccccaaatcgccgcaccgtcgttgaataatgacgtggcgagcgtcgacggcgggggaggggtgtggccgcaggcgtagcagaagagaccggggcggagactgttgtcggtggcagtccccagtctgcaccccagcattggctgcgcggggcctcgggaaacaccgactgaaaaccgaggtcagggtgcacgcctgtgaccacgggcgcagcttctggtactggacgcgacggggtgtcgggacccacgaagagaggcagcgtctcctgacgctgcgtcgacggctgccgagtgggcgctggacaaggcgctgcggtgtcagactccttgggggtgcccaaggaaagcggctgcaggacaggttgcacagccaccgcttgggaaggcggcccggctgaggggtcgacgtccatcagctccgaaggcggtggcgactgaagagggactgcaggcgccggagcgaccacctggggtgctcccggatgaagctgcgcgggaggcatcaacgggacgggctgtcggcgtggtagcggcgacggctgctgctgctgctgctgccctgggggcggcagctaagtcggaaggcgcggctggcacccgccgcggaccaaatctgtggacaaagaacgagcggcagaatccgggtggccagcgcggcgcaactggttctgatgcctcctgtgcaccccagtagcaccttgaacagtataaaaaccgcgaccctggacacttatcacggtaccacgttcccaacgacggcgaccgtgataaactctgaaaaaaacggcatcgttgcgctgaaaacgcgtgcgatgctcagaagcagcgggtcgatccggggggtgcaacaaccgtagtagggtgcgatgacgacggccgtggagaagctccgcaggcgaagggccgtcgcgtcgcgtggcgtggtccggtacgacgacaggaacgtgatgagggcctgctgacgagagtgcatagcacgaaggcggtccatatgatccttgaatgtgcgtacaaaacgttccgctgcaccattcaattgagggtggaacggcggagtaagaacatggcgaatgccattggcagaacaaaaactttcaaattcagcagaggtaaattgtggaccattgtcagacactaaaacttctggaagaccctcaatacaaaaaattgaagtcaacgcctgtatagtttgtgcagacgttgtagactgcatgggcacaacaaacggaaaattactaaatgcatctatcacgatgagccaacgagaattccaatatggaccagcgaaatcaatatgtactcgctgccagggaccggcagggcgtgcccacccaaaatagcgttgaggcggagcagcttggtgtttggCACAcatcgaacaatctgtagacatctgcgtaatctgcttatcaatgccgatccatgtacaatgacggcgggcaagctacTTGGTGcagaccactccccaatgaccttgatgcaacaagtcgaggaccttggattggagcacttggggaaccactacacgaagctggtcattctcggtgcgtaacagcaaaactccgtgcgaaacggacaacagatgacgttgcggataatagcgacgaaccacaggatccgatatgtcctttgccttggacggccaaccacgttgaacaaaacataatagtaaactcagatgaggatccgtagctgtctcacgtgccacctgacgataatcaatcggaaaatcccggagggattgatgctcatcagcgtcaatctgatggcaagagtcgtcagaggaatcgaagacatcatccgcagcaatcggcaatctagaaagcgcgtcagcgtttgcatgctgagctgtagggcgatacagtatctcatactggtattgtgataacaaaagagcccaacgttgtagtctctgagctgtccgctgaggaactggtttagaaggatgaaacagtgacgtcaggggcttgtgatctgttactaaatagaatggtctaccatagaggtagtgatggaattttgtgacaccaaacacaatagccaacgcttccttgtccaattggctataattacactgagctttgtttagcaatttagatgcgaacgcaataggacgttcggtgttaccgactcggtgagacaacacagcaccgaggccgaaagaagaggcatcacaagctaacaccagaggcttgttagggttgtaatggaccagacaacgatcattcaataaagcctctttaagctgctgaaaggctgattggcaatcagctgaccacacaaacggaacattcttacggcggagacgatgcaacggagcagcaatctgtgatgcattaggtataaacctaatataatatgtcaatttgccaagaactgcttgcaatttatgcagattgcgaggggcgggcaaatcacgaatagctgctaaatgtgactgggagggatgaatgccttgagcattaataacatgtcccagatactccaactccgtaaggaaaaatgaacatttatcgatgttgcaacgtaggcctgcctgagacaacactgtaaacaaacactccaaattacggaaatgttcagcaggtgtctgaccggacacaacaatatcgtctaaatagttgcaacacgatggcacattagccagaagttgtgacaaaaaatgctgaaaaacagctggagctgacgcacaaccaaaaggcaaacgcagaaaacggaacaaccccaacgacgtgtttatgacaaaatactgtcgtgattgctcgtcgaggggcaattgcaaatatgcttcacggagatcaattttggaaaagaaacgagcttcccctaacttatccatcagctcgtccggtctaggcaaaggaaaagaatcaatgacagtctgaggattaactatcgacttaaaatcagcacacaaacgtaacttgccagacggtttctttataataactaagggagaagcccactggctcactgaaacgggttgaataacaccgttgttttgccaacgacgaagttcatctgctacaggtgcccggagggtgtgaggcactggacgagcacgaaaaaatcgaggctgagcattatcttttaacgtaatatgagcggcaaagttcgcagcacaacctagtttgtccttaaatatgtcactgtattgtttacacaaatcagttatgctgtcttgaggaacaacaacagaattaatttgcaacacattgtcttggatagacaggccaaacaagtcaaaacagtctaatccgaaaatgtttacactgtctgtagtgcggagcactgtgaatgaaactgtttttgtattgccacgaaatgtggctggcacgctacatacacctaacacaggaatttgttctccactataagtagccaaagaatcttttgccactgaaagtttagggcggccgatagccgcatacgtagcactatttatgagagtcacagatgcaccagtgtctaattgaaaattgaaggtcttatcctggatgcgtagcttcacaaatagtttattacactgtctctggatcagtggagcggaggcggaagacacaaaatcagcgcgtgttcgctgcttacgacaaactcgtgggttgggcgggtggaacaacaactcccgcttcacttacagtctgtacattactttttacagcgtttgaattacgcttggctcgcatagcagagggctgggtgggtggctttttgcgaacaagtttattacccacacgaaccgtggaagagtctttaaaagcgaccttctgggcgggctggctttgaagaacatgaatatccatgggctgggcaggactagaattgttcttgcgtttacgcaaacaaacagtctggatgtgttctttcctttgacaaaagtgacaaaccgcgtttcttaacgggcaacgttcacgaggatgagcaagaacacacttagggcaagacttaactctatcattttgcacacgcggctgacgaatgtgtttaacatgacgcggccggctagtgtttacagtctgactctgccggtggggctgcgggcgtgacataacttgcttagcacaggcaatttgagaaatacatggctgatctaactcacactcagcatagtcaaaagtatcttgggcttcaataatgttcatcacagtctctagtgatgggtcaggcaactttaagatagcagcacgaataagagaatctgcaatgttttgagtaatagcgtctcgtaacatgacatcactgtaggaagctccacacacacaattaaatcggcactgacgggtgaggccccgtaaatctgttaaccactgtttattagattgatgtggcagtttctttaatctgaagaacttgaatctggctgctgccacatgaactcgcgactcgaaatactcagcaagcttgttaacaacaacgtcatagtctaaagcttctgggttggattccgggaacaacttacaaagtagtcgatagacttccacacctgcagtggaaattaaataaagctgccgctcagtacccgtgattttgtagactgtcatgtgcgaccggtccgctggaacagtgaacagaaagatgaaaacccaaacactctgattaaataaaagttggtacttatctttattaacgaagatacaggaacacagtagtgaactccgtgtctacagaaatctgtctagttcgagtcggagcggctaggtcagcgtcggctgacgacaaacaacaactctgctgcgatgaacacacaactgactagcaagtacacaattcggtggcgagtatacaactgagtggcgaatacagaactgtcctagcgctcgcgactccagcgcttaagaagccagaagccagcggtggcgcgcgcagacttgcggcgatttcctgtctcgctggcgctgcttatgcggacggcgtccggactttgatgctgccaaccttttggcagcggtctcgggtggcattactggctaggatataacaaataatatggaaataaaacagtccagaaataaaactaaaatagtatGGGAAATTGTGAAAAAAGAAACCAGGGTACCTgtcaaagacaaggaaattattctaaaagatgaggagaataaaatggtagataaatatgtcatgcctaattatataaataattactttttaaatgtaccccagacattaagcaggaattttggggagcagattaagatggaagcacccaaggcagccagcagtatgatggcagttccaacaaacaAAAAGGaggttttaaaagtgattaaaagtctcaagtccaagatgtcagctggagtagatgaggtgccaataatattagtaaagaaaacagctaatcagatagcgaaaccattgttgcacatagcaaacttgtcaatgactgagggcgtgtttccacaaaaactgaaaatttctagtgtcattcccctgttgaaaaagggtgataaacttaaaatagaaaactacagacctgtctcactcctcccaactttctctaaagttttagagatactaattaaatatagagtcacacattatcttaatatgcacaatctgataaacagtaatcagcatggatttcaagctgggagaagtactgaaacagctgtactagaatacacaaaagaaataatcactaaattggaagagagaaaaagtgtagttgggataaatctagatttgtaaaaagcctttgacactgttgaccacagcatacttttgaaaa
This Schistocerca nitens isolate TAMUIC-IGC-003100 chromosome 1, iqSchNite1.1, whole genome shotgun sequence DNA region includes the following protein-coding sequences:
- the LOC126234314 gene encoding uncharacterized protein LOC126234314 produces the protein MMGEKILEEISRITVEKFPKIPLQMRAEAEETNTLTRATFAEALKTSTSAILLVLDATGCRDPRREAASPDAASTAAEWALDKALRCQTPWGCPRKAAAGQVAQPPLGKAARLRGRRPSAPKAVATEEGLQAPERPPGVLPDEAAREASTGRAVGVVAATAAAAAAALGAAAKSEGAAGTRRGPNLWTKNERQNPGGQRGATGSDASCAPQ